In Pseudomonas fakonensis, one DNA window encodes the following:
- a CDS encoding segregation and condensation protein A, whose translation MEVFLEAFEGPLDLLLYLIRKQNVDILDIPVAEITRQYMSYVELMKNVRLELAAEYLVMAAMLAEIKSRMLLPRSAEVEEEEGDPRAELIRRLQEYERFKAAAEGIDELPRVGRDVVVPRLDAPQAKARKLLPDVALEEILLSMAEVMRRNDLFESHQITREVLSTRERMSEVLERLKGGAFVPFVELFSVEEGKLGVVVTFMAILELVKESLIELVQNEPFAPIHVRARAE comes from the coding sequence CTGGAAGTCTTCCTCGAAGCCTTCGAAGGCCCGCTGGACCTGTTGCTGTACCTGATCCGCAAGCAGAACGTCGACATTCTCGACATACCGGTGGCCGAGATCACCCGCCAGTACATGAGCTACGTGGAGCTCATGAAGAACGTGCGCCTGGAACTGGCCGCCGAATACCTGGTGATGGCCGCCATGCTCGCCGAGATCAAGTCGCGCATGTTGCTGCCGCGCTCGGCCGAGGTGGAGGAAGAGGAGGGCGACCCGCGCGCCGAGCTGATCCGCCGCCTGCAGGAGTACGAGCGCTTCAAGGCCGCCGCCGAGGGCATCGACGAACTGCCGCGGGTTGGTCGCGACGTGGTGGTGCCACGCCTGGACGCCCCCCAGGCCAAGGCGCGCAAGCTGTTGCCCGACGTGGCCCTGGAGGAGATCCTGCTGTCCATGGCCGAGGTGATGCGGCGCAATGACCTGTTCGAAAGCCACCAGATCACCCGTGAGGTGCTATCGACCCGCGAGCGCATGAGCGAAGTGCTCGAGCGCCTCAAGGGCGGTGCCTTCGTGCCGTTCGTCGAGTTGTTCAGCGTCGAGGAGGGCAAGCTCGGCGTGGTGGTCACCTTCATGGCGATTCTGGAGCTGGTGAAGGAATCGCTGATCGAACTGGTGCAGAATGAACCCTTCGCCCCGATCCACGTCCGTGCCCGGGCAGAGTGA
- a CDS encoding NAD(P)H nitroreductase: MEALDALLNRVSVPRLTEPAPNAAQREALFQAALRAPDHGQLRPWRFLTIEGQGREKLGELFASALHAKGDASQAALDKARAMPLRAPLLIVVVARLQDHFKVPKSEQRLAAGCAAHGILIAAHAQGVGAVWRTGDMAFDTHVHKGLGLAENEELIGYLYVGTPATEPRTAPVLATEDFVAAWGE; the protein is encoded by the coding sequence ATGGAGGCTCTCGACGCTCTGCTCAACCGTGTTTCCGTGCCACGCCTGACTGAACCGGCACCCAACGCCGCCCAGCGCGAGGCGCTGTTTCAGGCCGCGTTGCGCGCACCGGATCACGGCCAACTGCGGCCATGGCGCTTTCTGACCATCGAAGGCCAGGGCCGCGAGAAGCTCGGCGAGTTGTTTGCCTCGGCGCTGCACGCCAAGGGCGACGCTAGCCAGGCCGCGCTGGACAAGGCCCGCGCCATGCCGCTGCGCGCGCCATTGCTGATCGTGGTGGTGGCCAGGCTGCAGGATCACTTCAAGGTGCCCAAGTCCGAGCAGCGCCTGGCGGCTGGCTGCGCGGCCCACGGCATCCTGATCGCGGCGCATGCCCAGGGTGTGGGTGCGGTGTGGCGTACCGGTGACATGGCCTTCGATACCCATGTGCACAAGGGACTGGGGTTGGCCGAGAACGAAGAGCTGATCGGCTACCTGTATGTCGGTACGCCGGCGACCGAGCCGCGTACGGCGCCGGTGCTGGCGACCGAGGATTTCGTCGCTGCCTGGGGCGAGTGA
- a CDS encoding sensor histidine kinase, with the protein MRSLFWRILASFWLAIALVAGLSILLGHMLNQDTWILSRHPGLNTLASRWVQHYEQEGLEASQRFLERRKERFKIDVQVLDDSGEAVVPGTFPRRAAAFEARQHNDQRRLPWRRLTEEYTSPASGETYLLIYRIPHPELEAWHRESLIWPLSALGIALVVLTLFSLLVTLSITRPLSRLRSAVHDLGQASYQQNSLARLAVRRDEFGVLANDFNKMGARLQSLIGSQRQLLRDVSHELRSPLARLRIALALAERAEPEQRQALWPRLTRECDRLEALISEILVLARVDAEQAHAEPVDINALLGSVRKDAQLSAPEQEVRLEAEPGLTLQGWPTLIERAVDNLLRNALRFNPGGQPIEMHASREQGRIVLSVRDHGPGAPAEHLAQLGEPFYRAPGQEAPGHGLGLAIARKAAERHGGSLSLGNHPQGGFVATLELPCEAAPA; encoded by the coding sequence TTGCGTTCACTGTTCTGGCGCATCCTGGCCAGTTTCTGGCTGGCGATCGCCCTGGTTGCCGGCTTGTCGATCCTGCTGGGCCACATGCTCAACCAGGACACCTGGATCCTCAGCCGCCACCCAGGCCTTAACACCTTGGCCAGCCGCTGGGTGCAGCATTACGAGCAGGAAGGCCTGGAAGCCTCGCAGCGCTTCCTCGAGCGGCGCAAGGAGCGCTTCAAGATTGACGTACAGGTGCTCGACGACAGCGGCGAAGCCGTGGTGCCGGGCACCTTCCCGCGCCGCGCCGCAGCCTTCGAGGCGCGTCAGCACAACGACCAGCGCCGCCTGCCCTGGCGCCGGCTGACCGAGGAATATACCAGCCCCGCCAGCGGCGAGACCTACCTGCTGATCTACCGCATCCCGCACCCGGAGCTCGAAGCCTGGCACCGCGAAAGCCTGATCTGGCCATTGAGCGCGTTGGGCATAGCCCTGGTGGTATTGACCCTTTTCAGCCTGCTGGTGACCCTGTCGATCACCCGCCCGCTCAGCCGCCTGCGCAGCGCGGTGCACGACCTGGGCCAGGCCAGCTACCAGCAGAACAGCCTGGCCCGCCTGGCCGTGCGACGCGACGAGTTCGGCGTGCTGGCCAACGACTTCAACAAGATGGGCGCGCGCCTGCAGAGCCTGATCGGCAGCCAGCGCCAGCTGCTGCGCGACGTGTCCCACGAGCTGCGCTCGCCGCTGGCGCGGTTGCGCATTGCCCTGGCCCTGGCCGAACGCGCCGAGCCCGAGCAGCGCCAGGCGCTGTGGCCACGCCTGACCCGCGAGTGCGACCGCCTGGAGGCGCTGATCAGCGAAATTCTGGTGCTGGCCCGGGTGGATGCCGAGCAGGCCCATGCGGAGCCGGTGGATATCAACGCGCTGCTGGGCAGCGTGCGCAAGGATGCCCAGCTCAGTGCGCCAGAACAGGAGGTGCGCCTGGAGGCCGAGCCGGGCCTGACGCTGCAGGGCTGGCCGACGCTGATCGAGCGGGCGGTGGACAACCTGCTGCGCAATGCCCTGCGCTTCAACCCTGGCGGGCAGCCCATCGAGATGCATGCCAGCCGCGAGCAAGGGCGCATCGTGTTGAGCGTGCGCGACCATGGGCCGGGGGCGCCGGCCGAGCACCTGGCGCAGTTGGGTGAGCCGTTCTACCGGGCACCGGGACAGGAAGCGCCCGGACATGGGCTGGGTTTGGCGATCGCGCGCAAGGCGGCCGAACGCCATGGCGGCAGCCTGAGCTTGGGCAACCACCCGCAGGGCGGGTTCGTGGCGACGTTGGAGTTGCCCTGTGAAGCTGCGCCAGCCTGA
- the scpB gene encoding SMC-Scp complex subunit ScpB → MNLNEPRELASLIEAFLLASGKPQSLDRLYELFDEAERPAPAVFKKALEVLAKSCNGRAFELKEVASGYRLQIREAYAPWVGRLWEERPQRYSRALLETMALIAYRQPITRGEIEDVRGVAVNSNIIKTLMEREWIRIVGYREVPGRPAMFATTRAFLDHFNLKSLDQLPALAELRELEPVAEPEPELDPDDAPVPAHLQALADASLGDEEEVGEPKEETSFRSLLVELDAMEEGLKTDFDDLREEEPEASVEEEGKLQS, encoded by the coding sequence ATGAACCTGAACGAACCCCGCGAACTCGCCTCCTTGATCGAGGCTTTTTTGCTTGCCTCGGGCAAGCCGCAATCCCTTGACCGCTTGTACGAGCTGTTCGACGAGGCCGAGCGCCCGGCGCCGGCAGTGTTCAAAAAGGCCCTCGAGGTGCTGGCCAAGTCGTGCAACGGCCGCGCCTTCGAGCTCAAGGAGGTGGCCAGCGGCTACCGCCTGCAGATTCGCGAAGCCTATGCCCCCTGGGTTGGCCGCCTGTGGGAGGAGCGCCCGCAGCGCTACTCCCGCGCGTTGCTGGAAACCATGGCGCTGATCGCCTACCGCCAGCCCATCACCCGCGGTGAGATCGAAGACGTGCGCGGCGTGGCGGTGAACAGCAACATCATCAAGACCCTGATGGAGCGTGAGTGGATCCGCATCGTCGGCTACCGCGAGGTGCCCGGCCGCCCGGCCATGTTCGCCACCACCCGGGCGTTCCTCGACCATTTCAACCTCAAGAGCCTCGACCAATTGCCGGCGTTGGCCGAGCTGCGCGAGCTGGAGCCGGTTGCCGAGCCTGAGCCTGAGCTCGACCCGGATGACGCACCGGTGCCGGCGCACCTACAGGCCCTGGCCGATGCCAGCCTGGGTGACGAAGAAGAGGTGGGTGAGCCAAAGGAAGAAACCAGCTTCCGCTCGCTGCTGGTGGAGCTGGATGCCATGGAAGAAGGGCTGAAGACCGATTTCGATGATTTGCGTGAAGAAGAGCCCGAGGCTTCGGTGGAAGAAGAGGGCAAGCTGCAATCCTGA
- a CDS encoding translation initiation factor 2, whose product MRQGPMFLLLCLLLLSPLAVAEQPLSLEAGARITDLQQRLEESEKQRGALTQQLQNQDSERESAQLTRLRQDNQRLKLAVKELQASASAPQRLLTDQQQWFLIGSGVALLSVVCGILASGGHRRRRQWLN is encoded by the coding sequence ATGCGTCAAGGCCCGATGTTCCTCCTGCTGTGCCTGTTGCTGCTCTCTCCCCTGGCCGTGGCCGAACAGCCGCTGTCGCTGGAAGCCGGGGCGCGGATCACCGACCTGCAGCAGCGCCTGGAAGAAAGCGAGAAGCAGCGCGGCGCGCTGACCCAACAATTGCAGAACCAGGACAGCGAGCGCGAGAGCGCCCAACTGACCCGCCTGCGCCAGGACAACCAGCGCCTGAAGCTCGCCGTCAAGGAGCTGCAGGCCAGTGCCAGCGCACCGCAACGCCTGCTGACCGACCAGCAGCAGTGGTTCCTGATTGGTTCTGGCGTTGCACTGTTATCGGTAGTCTGCGGTATCTTAGCCAGCGGCGGACACAGAAGACGCCGTCAATGGTTGAATTGA
- a CDS encoding AraC family transcriptional regulator: protein MSERTTSASWASGIVKALELEGLDCPAMFRQLGLDFAALDDPDARFPQDAMTRLWQLAVELSGNEAIGLNMARVVRPASFHVVGYALMSSRTLAEGFQRLVRYQRIIAESSDLSFVLGAEGYSLILTVHGDHLPPTRHSSEASLACALALCKWLSGRPIQPRRVLIQGPQPKNIDPYKVAFHSPLVFGAAHDALLFERADMEAPLPTANEAMAVLHDRFAGEYLARFSESRVTHRVRQVLCRILPQGEPKRETVAQALHLSQRTLQRRLQDEGTSFQALLDDTRRELAEQYLAQPTTTLLETAYLLGFADPSNFYRAFRRWFDVTPSEYRARLAVSDARTPACTTPAP from the coding sequence ATGAGTGAAAGAACCACCTCGGCCAGCTGGGCCTCAGGGATCGTCAAGGCGCTCGAACTGGAAGGGCTCGATTGCCCGGCCATGTTCCGCCAGTTGGGCCTGGACTTCGCCGCCCTCGACGACCCCGACGCACGCTTCCCCCAGGATGCCATGACCCGCTTGTGGCAGTTGGCCGTTGAGTTGTCGGGCAACGAGGCGATCGGCCTGAACATGGCCCGGGTGGTACGCCCGGCGTCGTTCCATGTGGTCGGCTACGCGCTGATGTCCAGCCGTACCCTGGCCGAGGGCTTCCAGCGCCTGGTGCGCTACCAGCGCATCATCGCCGAAAGCTCGGATTTGAGCTTCGTGCTCGGCGCCGAAGGTTATTCGCTGATCCTGACCGTGCACGGCGACCACCTGCCGCCCACCCGGCACAGCTCCGAAGCCTCGCTGGCCTGCGCCCTGGCACTGTGCAAATGGCTCAGCGGGCGGCCGATCCAGCCGCGGCGGGTGCTGATCCAGGGGCCGCAGCCGAAGAACATCGACCCCTACAAGGTGGCGTTCCATTCACCGTTGGTGTTTGGCGCAGCGCACGACGCACTGCTGTTCGAGCGTGCCGACATGGAAGCACCGCTGCCCACGGCCAACGAAGCCATGGCGGTGTTGCACGACCGCTTTGCCGGTGAGTACCTGGCGCGCTTTTCGGAAAGCCGCGTGACCCACCGGGTACGCCAGGTGCTGTGCCGCATCCTGCCGCAAGGTGAGCCCAAGCGCGAAACCGTGGCCCAGGCCCTGCACCTGTCGCAGCGCACGCTGCAGCGGCGCCTGCAGGATGAGGGCACCAGCTTCCAGGCGCTGCTCGATGACACCCGCCGCGAGCTTGCCGAGCAATACCTGGCGCAGCCCACCACCACCCTGCTGGAAACCGCCTACCTGCTGGGCTTCGCCGACCCGAGCAACTTCTACCGGGCGTTCCGCCGCTGGTTCGACGTCACCCCCAGCGAATACCGGGCGCGCCTGGCGGTCAGTGACGCCAGAACGCCGGCATGCACAACACCAGCACCGTGA
- a CDS encoding YciI family protein produces the protein MLYAIIASDVANSLEKRLAARPAHIERLQQLKAEGRVVLAGPHPAIDSNDPGEAGFSGSLIVAEFDSLAAAQAWADADPYIAAGVYDKVVVKPFKQVLP, from the coding sequence ATGCTCTACGCCATCATCGCCAGCGACGTCGCCAATTCCCTGGAAAAGCGCCTGGCCGCGCGCCCTGCCCACATCGAGCGCCTGCAACAGCTCAAGGCCGAAGGCCGCGTGGTACTGGCAGGCCCGCACCCGGCCATCGACAGCAACGACCCGGGTGAAGCCGGCTTCAGCGGCAGCCTGATCGTTGCCGAGTTCGATTCGCTGGCCGCAGCGCAAGCCTGGGCCGACGCCGACCCGTACATCGCCGCCGGCGTGTACGACAAGGTCGTGGTCAAGCCGTTCAAGCAAGTGCTGCCTTAA
- a CDS encoding PHP domain-containing protein, giving the protein MNVDLHCHSTASDGALSPTALVARAHEHGVRTLSLTDHDTLEGLPEARQACAERGMAWVSGVELSCTWGGATIHVLGYDFPLDAPPLLEAIANLHRGRWLRAEEIDRKLAAKGMPGALDGARAVQQALGDSGNAPARPHFAEYLVQAGFVKDRGEAFRKWLGAGKLGDVKLHWPTLDETVATLRESNAWVSLAHPMHYELTRSKRRRLIADYIQAGGQALEVVNGMMPPEQVGTMSILTREFGLLASAGSDFHGPGTWGEIGAYRPLPEDLPPLWRRFRHEQPMAV; this is encoded by the coding sequence ATGAATGTTGATCTGCACTGTCACAGCACGGCCTCCGATGGCGCCCTGTCGCCCACGGCACTGGTCGCCCGGGCCCACGAGCACGGGGTGCGCACGCTCTCGCTCACCGACCACGACACCCTCGAGGGCCTGCCCGAGGCGCGCCAGGCTTGCGCCGAGCGGGGCATGGCCTGGGTCAGCGGGGTGGAGCTGTCGTGCACCTGGGGTGGCGCCACCATCCATGTACTGGGCTACGACTTCCCCCTCGATGCACCGCCCTTGCTCGAGGCCATTGCCAACCTGCACCGCGGCCGCTGGCTGCGCGCCGAGGAGATCGACCGCAAGCTGGCCGCCAAGGGCATGCCCGGTGCGCTGGACGGCGCCCGCGCGGTGCAGCAGGCGCTGGGCGACAGCGGCAATGCCCCGGCACGCCCGCATTTCGCCGAGTATCTGGTGCAAGCCGGCTTCGTCAAGGACCGTGGCGAGGCGTTTCGCAAGTGGCTGGGCGCCGGCAAGCTGGGTGACGTCAAGCTGCACTGGCCGACCCTGGACGAAACTGTCGCTACGCTGCGTGAGTCCAACGCTTGGGTGAGCCTGGCTCATCCCATGCACTACGAGCTTACCCGCAGCAAGCGCAGACGGCTGATTGCCGACTATATTCAGGCTGGAGGGCAGGCACTGGAAGTGGTCAACGGGATGATGCCGCCCGAACAGGTGGGGACGATGTCCATCCTCACCCGTGAGTTCGGCCTGCTGGCAAGCGCTGGCAGCGATTTCCACGGCCCTGGCACCTGGGGCGAGATCGGTGCCTACCGGCCATTGCCTGAGGACCTGCCACCCCTGTGGCGCCGATTCCGACATGAACAGCCTATGGCGGTATGA
- a CDS encoding TrkH family potassium uptake protein, with protein sequence MALPTLRIIGFIIGIFLITLAVSMVVPMATLVIFERTGDMPSFLWASMITFVAGLGLVVQGRPEHVHLRPRDMYLLTVSSWLVVGVFAALPFLLTQHISYTDAFFESMSGITATGSTVLSGLDNMSPGILMWRSMLHWLGGIGFIGMAVAILPLLRIGGMRLFQTESSDRSEKVMPRSHMVAKYIVAVYVGITVLGSLAFWWAGMSPFDAINHAMSAISTGGFSTSDQSLAKWDIPAVHWVAVVVMILGSVPFTLYVATLRGNRKALIRDQQVQGFLGLLVATWIVLGTWYWATTNLHWLDALRHVALNVTSVVTTTGFALGDYSLWGNFSLMLFFYLGFIGGCSGSTAGGIKIFRFQVAYILLKASLNQLIHPRAVIKQKYNGHRLDEEIVRSILTFSFFFAATIAVIALLLSLLGLDWMTALTGAASTVSGVGPGLGEVIGPAGNFASLPDAAKWILAGGMLLGRLEIITVLVLCMPAFWRH encoded by the coding sequence ATGGCGTTGCCGACCTTAAGGATCATTGGTTTCATCATCGGCATCTTCCTGATCACCCTGGCGGTGAGCATGGTGGTGCCCATGGCGACCCTGGTGATTTTCGAGCGCACCGGCGACATGCCGTCGTTCCTCTGGGCAAGCATGATCACCTTCGTCGCAGGCCTGGGCCTGGTGGTGCAGGGCCGCCCCGAACACGTGCACCTGCGCCCGCGCGACATGTACCTGCTGACCGTCAGCAGCTGGCTGGTGGTAGGCGTGTTCGCCGCCCTGCCGTTCCTGCTCACCCAGCACATCAGCTACACCGACGCCTTCTTCGAGAGCATGTCCGGCATCACCGCCACCGGCTCCACCGTGCTCAGCGGCCTGGACAACATGTCGCCGGGCATCCTGATGTGGCGCTCGATGCTGCACTGGCTGGGCGGCATCGGCTTCATCGGTATGGCGGTGGCGATCCTGCCGCTGCTGCGTATCGGCGGCATGCGCCTGTTCCAGACCGAATCCTCGGACCGCTCAGAAAAAGTCATGCCGCGCTCGCACATGGTCGCCAAGTATATCGTCGCGGTGTACGTGGGTATCACCGTGCTGGGCAGCCTGGCATTCTGGTGGGCGGGCATGAGCCCGTTCGATGCGATCAACCACGCCATGTCGGCGATCTCCACCGGCGGCTTCTCCACCTCCGACCAGTCCCTGGCCAAGTGGGACATCCCGGCCGTGCACTGGGTGGCAGTGGTGGTGATGATCCTGGGCAGCGTGCCCTTCACCCTGTATGTGGCCACCCTGCGCGGCAACCGCAAGGCGCTGATCCGCGACCAGCAGGTGCAGGGCTTTCTGGGCTTGCTGGTGGCCACCTGGATCGTGCTCGGCACCTGGTATTGGGCCACCACCAACCTGCACTGGCTCGACGCCCTGCGCCACGTGGCGCTGAACGTCACCTCGGTGGTCACCACCACAGGCTTTGCCCTGGGCGACTACAGCCTGTGGGGCAACTTCTCGCTGATGCTGTTCTTCTACCTGGGGTTCATCGGCGGCTGCTCGGGCTCGACCGCCGGCGGCATCAAGATTTTCCGCTTCCAGGTGGCGTACATCCTGCTCAAGGCCAGCCTCAACCAGCTGATCCACCCGCGGGCGGTGATCAAGCAGAAGTACAACGGTCACCGCCTCGACGAAGAGATCGTGCGCTCGATCCTGACCTTCTCGTTCTTCTTCGCCGCCACCATCGCCGTGATCGCGCTGCTGCTGTCGCTGCTGGGCCTGGACTGGATGACCGCACTGACTGGCGCGGCCAGCACCGTGTCGGGCGTGGGGCCGGGGTTGGGCGAGGTGATTGGCCCGGCGGGCAACTTCGCCTCGCTGCCGGACGCCGCCAAGTGGATTCTCGCCGGCGGCATGCTGCTGGGCCGGCTGGAGATCATCACGGTGCTGGTGTTGTGCATGCCGGCGTTCTGGCGTCACTGA
- a CDS encoding L-threonylcarbamoyladenylate synthase, with protein sequence MSQFFQIHPENPQARLIKQAVEIIRKGGVVVYPTDSAYALGCQIGNKAAIERVRKLRGLDKTHNFTLMCCDMSQLGLYAKVDTGTFRLLKAHVPGPYTFILNGTREVPRLLLHEKRRTIGLRVPDHAITLALLEELGEPLMSVSLILPGDDEPMVDPYEIRERLEHHVDLVIDGGFGDLKASTIIDLSGDEPELIREGCGDPTPFLVNA encoded by the coding sequence GTGAGCCAATTTTTCCAGATTCATCCGGAGAACCCGCAGGCGCGCCTGATCAAACAGGCCGTGGAGATCATCCGCAAGGGTGGCGTGGTGGTGTATCCGACCGACTCGGCCTATGCCCTGGGTTGCCAGATCGGCAACAAGGCGGCCATCGAGCGGGTGCGCAAGCTGCGCGGCCTGGACAAGACCCACAACTTCACCCTGATGTGCTGCGACATGTCGCAGCTGGGGTTGTACGCCAAGGTCGATACCGGCACCTTCCGCCTGCTCAAGGCCCATGTGCCCGGCCCGTACACCTTCATCCTCAACGGCACCCGCGAGGTGCCGCGCCTGCTGCTGCACGAAAAGCGCCGCACCATCGGCCTGCGGGTGCCCGACCACGCCATCACCCTGGCGCTGCTCGAAGAGCTGGGCGAGCCTTTGATGAGCGTCAGCCTGATCCTGCCGGGTGATGACGAGCCGATGGTCGACCCCTACGAGATCCGCGAACGCCTGGAGCACCATGTCGACCTGGTGATCGATGGTGGCTTCGGTGACCTCAAGGCGTCCACCATCATCGACCTGTCCGGTGACGAACCCGAGCTGATCCGCGAAGGCTGCGGCGACCCCACGCCGTTTCTGGTCAACGCGTGA
- a CDS encoding response regulator transcription factor: MSELLLIDDDQELCELLGSWLTQEGFAVRACHDGQSARQALAAQAPAAVVLDVMLPDGSGLELLKQLRSEHAELPVLMLSARGEPLDRILGLELGADDYLAKPCDPRELTARLRAVLRRSHPSAPATQMEVGDLAFSPVRGVVSIDEREMTLTLSESRILEALLRQPGEPLDKQELAQIGLGRKLTLYDRSLDMHVSNLRKKIGPHADGRPRIVALRSRGYYYSL; the protein is encoded by the coding sequence ATGAGCGAGCTGTTACTGATTGATGATGACCAGGAACTGTGTGAACTGCTGGGCAGTTGGCTGACCCAGGAAGGGTTTGCAGTTCGCGCCTGCCACGATGGCCAGAGCGCGCGCCAGGCCCTGGCCGCCCAGGCTCCGGCGGCAGTGGTGCTGGACGTGATGCTGCCCGACGGCAGCGGCCTTGAGCTGCTCAAGCAACTGCGCAGCGAGCACGCCGAACTGCCGGTGCTGATGCTCTCGGCCCGCGGCGAGCCGCTGGACCGCATCCTGGGCCTGGAGCTGGGCGCCGACGACTACCTGGCCAAGCCCTGCGACCCGCGCGAGCTCACCGCCCGCCTGCGCGCGGTGCTGCGCCGCAGCCATCCCAGCGCGCCGGCCACGCAGATGGAAGTCGGCGACCTGGCGTTCAGCCCGGTGCGTGGCGTGGTCAGCATCGATGAACGCGAGATGACCCTGACGCTGTCCGAAAGCCGCATCCTCGAAGCGCTGCTGCGCCAGCCGGGCGAGCCGCTGGACAAGCAGGAGCTGGCGCAGATCGGCCTGGGCCGCAAGCTCACCCTGTACGACCGCAGCCTGGACATGCACGTGAGCAACCTGCGCAAGAAGATCGGCCCGCACGCAGACGGCCGCCCGCGCATCGTCGCGCTGCGCAGCCGGGGCTATTACTACAGCCTCTGA
- a CDS encoding Spy/CpxP family protein refolding chaperone, with protein MRKTLIALMFAAALPTVAMAMPEGGPRHDGPHHRGDAPFAQLDLSRDQRQQIGKLMGEQMQQRRDITERYLNKLPAADQKAMKDEIKASRDKADSQVRALLKPDQQKKFDELQKERAAKKAEWQEFQAWKAEKQHKAQ; from the coding sequence ATGCGCAAGACCCTTATCGCCCTGATGTTCGCCGCTGCCCTGCCGACCGTTGCCATGGCTATGCCAGAAGGTGGCCCGCGCCACGACGGCCCACACCACCGCGGTGACGCGCCTTTCGCCCAGCTGGACCTGAGCCGCGACCAGCGCCAGCAGATCGGCAAGCTGATGGGCGAGCAGATGCAGCAGCGCCGCGACATCACCGAGCGCTACCTGAACAAGCTGCCGGCCGCCGACCAGAAGGCCATGAAAGACGAGATCAAGGCCAGCCGCGACAAAGCCGACAGCCAGGTCCGCGCGCTGCTCAAGCCCGACCAGCAGAAGAAGTTCGACGAACTGCAAAAAGAACGCGCCGCCAAGAAAGCCGAATGGCAGGAGTTCCAGGCCTGGAAAGCTGAAAAACAGCACAAGGCCCAGTAA
- a CDS encoding septation protein A, producing the protein MKQFIDFIPLLLFFIVYKLDPRPVDFAGQVFEFGGIYSATAMLIASSVVVYGALFLRHRKLEKGQLLTLVACLVFGGLTLAFHSETFLKWKAPVVNWLFALAFAGSHFIGDRVLIKRIMGHALTLPEAVWNRLNVAWIAFFLVCGAANLFVAFTFQDFWVDFKVFGSLGMTVIFLVAQGVYLSRHLHDADPSTSKTKD; encoded by the coding sequence GTGAAACAATTCATCGATTTCATCCCGCTGCTGCTGTTCTTCATCGTCTACAAGCTGGACCCGCGCCCGGTCGATTTTGCCGGCCAGGTGTTCGAATTCGGCGGCATCTACAGCGCCACGGCGATGCTGATCGCAAGCTCGGTGGTGGTCTACGGCGCGCTGTTCCTGCGCCACCGCAAGCTGGAAAAGGGCCAGTTGCTGACCCTGGTCGCTTGCCTTGTGTTCGGCGGCCTGACCCTGGCCTTCCACAGCGAGACCTTCCTCAAGTGGAAGGCGCCGGTGGTCAACTGGCTGTTCGCCCTGGCCTTCGCCGGCAGCCACTTCATCGGCGACCGGGTGCTGATCAAGCGCATCATGGGCCACGCCCTGACGTTGCCGGAAGCCGTCTGGAACCGCCTGAACGTCGCCTGGATCGCGTTCTTTCTGGTGTGCGGCGCGGCCAACCTGTTCGTCGCCTTCACCTTCCAGGACTTCTGGGTCGACTTCAAGGTGTTCGGCAGCCTGGGCATGACCGTCATCTTCCTGGTGGCCCAGGGCGTTTACCTTTCGCGTCACCTGCACGACGCCGACCCGTCCACCTCCAAGACCAAGGACTGA